Proteins from one Mus pahari chromosome 18, PAHARI_EIJ_v1.1, whole genome shotgun sequence genomic window:
- the Tnfsf9 gene encoding tumor necrosis factor ligand superfamily member 9, translating to MDQHTLDVEDTADAGHPAGTSRPSDAALLRDTGLPEGAALLSDTVRPTNAALPTDAARPAVNVRDREAAWPPALNFCSRHPRLYGLVALVLLLLVACVPIFTRTQPRPALIITTSPNLGTREDTEDQVTPVSHIGCPNTTQQGSPVFAKLLAKNQASLSNTTLNWHSQDGAGSSYLSQGLRYEEDKKELVVDSPGLYYVFLELKLSPTSANTGHKVQGWVSLVLQAKPQVEDFDNLALTVELFPCSMENKLVDRSWNQLLLLKAGHRLSVGLRVYLHGTQDAYRDWELSHPNTTSFGLFLVKPDTPWE from the exons ATGGACCAGCACACACTTGATGTGGAGGATACCGCGGATGCCGGACATCCAGCAGGTACTTCGCGCCCCTCGGATGCGGCGCTCCTCAGAGATACCGGGCTTCCCGAGGGCGCTGCGCTTCTCTCAGATACTGTGCGCCCCACGAACGCCGCGCTTCCCACGGATGCTGCGCGCCCTGCGGTTAATGTTCGGGATCGCGAGGCCGCCTGGCCGCCTGCACTGAACTTCTGTTCCCGCCACCCAAGGCTCTATGGCCTAGTCGCCTTGGTGTTGCTGCTTCTGGTCGCCTGTGTCCCTATCTTCACTCGCACCCAGCCTCGGCCAGCGCTCATAATCACCACCTCGCCCAACCTGGGTACCCGAGAGGATACTGAAGACCAGGTCACCCCTGTTTCCCACATTGGCTGCCCCAACACTACACAACAG ggCTCTCCTGTGTTCGCCAAGCTACTGGCTAAAAACC AAGCATCACTGAGCAATACAACTCTAAACTGGCACAGCCAAGATGGAGCCGGGAGCTCGTACCTATCTCAGGGTCTGAGGTACGAAGAAGACAAAAAGGAGTTGGTGGTAGACAGTCCCGGGCTCTACTACGTATTCTTGGAACTGAAGCTCAGTCCGACATCTGCAAACACAGGCCACAAGGTGCAGGGCTGGGTCTCTCTTGTTTTGCAAGCAAAACCTCAGGTAGAGGACTTTGACAACTTGGCCCTGACAGTGGAACTGTTCCCTTGCTCCATGGAGAACAAGTTAGTGGACCGTTCCTGGAATCAACTGTTGCTCCTGAAGGCTGGCCACCGCCTCAGTGTGGGTCTGAGGGTGTATCTGCATGGAACCCAGGATGCATACAGAGACTGGGAGCTGTCTCACCCCAACACCACCAGCTTTGGACTCTTTCTTGTGAAACCTGACACCCCATGGGAATGA